In bacterium, the following are encoded in one genomic region:
- a CDS encoding GDP-mannose 4,6-dehydratase: MGKILVTGASGFVGSHLTEELVSKGHKVKAFIHYNSRNSLGNLTDSPLQNDVEFYAGDVRDFDSVYKAMHDCNMVFHLAALIGIPYSYVSPLAYIRTNIEGTYNVLECARSLRTNDVVIVSTSETYGTAQYIPMDEKHPVVPQSPYAATKSAAEQLALTYYKSFGVGVKIAKPFNVYGPRQSARAIIPVIITQALTSDRIYLGALPPTRDFTYVTDVIDGFFKIAHSRACDGVVTNLGSGFEISIGELTKKILTLMDKDLEVVVDPGRVRPQESEVERLCADISQAKKLISWNPGVSFADGLRTTIDWIGSHLDRYRLGIYNI, encoded by the coding sequence ATGGGTAAAATCCTGGTAACCGGTGCCAGTGGATTTGTCGGTTCTCATCTGACCGAGGAACTGGTATCAAAAGGTCATAAGGTCAAAGCATTCATTCATTATAATTCCCGTAATAGCCTGGGCAATCTGACCGATTCCCCATTACAGAATGATGTCGAATTTTATGCGGGCGATGTCAGGGATTTTGATTCCGTGTACAAAGCAATGCACGATTGCAATATGGTCTTCCACCTTGCGGCGTTGATTGGCATCCCATATTCTTATGTTTCCCCGCTGGCATACATCCGTACCAATATCGAAGGGACATACAATGTTCTGGAATGCGCACGGAGCCTGCGTACGAATGATGTTGTAATCGTTTCGACGAGTGAAACCTATGGGACGGCGCAATATATACCAATGGATGAAAAACATCCTGTCGTCCCTCAATCCCCTTATGCTGCGACCAAAAGTGCGGCTGAACAGCTGGCGCTGACTTACTACAAAAGTTTTGGTGTCGGAGTGAAGATCGCAAAACCGTTCAATGTCTATGGACCGCGTCAGTCAGCGCGGGCGATAATCCCGGTGATCATTACCCAGGCGCTCACCAGCGATCGGATATATTTAGGTGCTTTGCCACCGACGCGGGATTTCACTTATGTTACTGACGTAATCGATGGGTTCTTCAAGATCGCGCATTCTCGGGCTTGCGACGGTGTCGTGACCAATCTGGGAAGCGGGTTTGAGATCTCAATCGGAGAGCTGACAAAGAAGATCCTTACTTTAATGGATAAAGACCTGGAAGTGGTGGTAGATCCCGGGCGCGTACGGCCCCAGGAAAGTGAGGTGGAAAGGTTGTGCGCGGACATCAGCCAGGCAAAAAAACTCATCAGCTGGAATCCCGGAGTATCATTCGCTGACGGCCTGCGCACGACTATCGACTGGATTGGCTCTCATCTTGATCGGTATCGTCTCGGCATCTATAATATCTGA
- a CDS encoding GDP-mannose 4,6-dehydratase codes for MTRVLISGVSGFTGVHLARYLKTMGLEIHGLDTVLPKTVDHGRVENLDLFYSGDVRDKKFIQEIIRTVRPDYLFHLAGLIGSDNFEELLDVNVQGTKNILDAVQGLTTRVLSPGSAAEYGVVAVEKQPVNEEMTLRPVSFYGISKVCQTLICRRYHFIHDCQVYIARSFNIIGPGAPARLVCSSLARQVAAINKKEQDPVIRIKNQDSIRDFVDIRDVVKAYWAIVSTGTVGEIYNVCCSKGTPIRDIVDAFRNMVNMKVDVKLDQGGTGKTAVPMSVGDNRKITTATSWRPEISLANSLGSMVDFYMSMS; via the coding sequence ATGACACGGGTGTTGATCAGTGGTGTGAGCGGTTTTACCGGGGTTCATCTTGCCCGATATCTTAAAACGATGGGATTGGAAATTCATGGTTTGGACACGGTGCTGCCAAAAACTGTTGATCACGGCCGAGTGGAAAATTTGGATCTGTTTTACTCTGGCGATGTAAGGGATAAAAAGTTCATCCAAGAAATCATTCGAACAGTAAGGCCGGACTATCTGTTTCATCTGGCTGGTCTGATCGGAAGCGATAATTTTGAGGAATTGCTTGATGTCAATGTTCAGGGAACAAAGAACATCCTGGACGCAGTTCAGGGGTTGACGACCAGGGTCCTGAGCCCCGGCTCGGCTGCTGAGTATGGCGTTGTTGCCGTTGAAAAGCAGCCGGTTAACGAAGAAATGACGCTGCGCCCCGTGTCGTTCTACGGCATAAGCAAGGTGTGCCAGACATTAATTTGCCGCAGATATCATTTTATTCATGATTGTCAGGTTTATATTGCGCGATCCTTCAACATAATCGGCCCTGGCGCACCAGCTCGTCTTGTGTGTTCTTCGCTCGCCCGCCAGGTAGCTGCGATAAATAAAAAAGAACAAGATCCCGTGATCCGTATTAAAAATCAGGATAGTATCCGGGACTTTGTCGACATAAGGGATGTCGTTAAAGCATACTGGGCGATCGTGAGCACCGGGACCGTGGGAGAGATCTATAATGTTTGCTGCAGCAAAGGAACTCCGATCCGGGATATAGTTGATGCTTTTCGCAATATGGTCAATATGAAAGTTGATGTCAAGCTGGATCAAGGCGGTACGGGTAAAACGGCTGTTCCTATGAGCGTCGGTGATAACCGTAAAATCACGACCGCGACTAGCTGGCGGCCCGAAATTTCACTCGCCAATTCCCTGGGCAGTATGGTGGATTTTTATATGTCAATGTCGTAA
- a CDS encoding sugar phosphate nucleotidyltransferase — MRAVILAGGKGSRLAPYTTILPKPLMPVGEKSILEIVIRQLKHYGFRKITLAIGYQGELIRTLFQDGKSLGVAIEYSEELAPLGTAAPLLLIENLPDTFLVMNGDILTDLDYSAFIEFHKQNKATATIGLCQKKQEVDLGIIEADEEGRVSNYIEKPSMTYEVSMGIYMFEIEVLKYLKKGLRLDMPDLIKLLVRGNHRVLGYRHTGYWHDIGRIEDFNAATELFNRDPSKFLL, encoded by the coding sequence ATGAGAGCAGTTATCCTGGCTGGTGGAAAGGGGAGCCGTCTAGCGCCCTATACGACTATTTTACCCAAACCCCTGATGCCCGTGGGTGAAAAATCCATACTGGAGATCGTGATCAGGCAGCTCAAGCACTATGGTTTCAGGAAAATCACTTTAGCGATCGGATACCAAGGAGAACTGATAAGAACTCTGTTCCAGGATGGAAAGAGCCTGGGTGTCGCGATCGAATATTCGGAAGAACTGGCGCCATTAGGAACCGCCGCGCCTTTACTATTGATCGAGAACCTGCCGGATACGTTTCTGGTCATGAACGGCGATATCTTAACCGATCTGGACTACAGCGCTTTCATTGAATTTCACAAGCAAAACAAGGCCACGGCGACGATCGGTCTGTGTCAGAAGAAACAAGAGGTTGACCTGGGCATCATTGAAGCGGATGAAGAAGGCCGGGTCAGCAATTACATCGAAAAGCCGTCGATGACATATGAAGTAAGCATGGGGATATATATGTTTGAAATTGAGGTACTGAAGTACCTGAAGAAGGGGCTAAGACTTGATATGCCTGACTTGATCAAGCTGCTGGTCCGGGGCAATCACAGGGTGCTGGGCTATCGGCATACCGGCTACTGGCATGATATCGGACGAATCGAGGATTTCAATGCCGCCACCGAGCTTTTCAATAGAGATCCATCCAAGTTTTTGCTCTAA
- a CDS encoding GNAT family N-acetyltransferase, with protein sequence MIYILDMRLVSHPADRDVRVRRITAPESLLSFIRDREREDRDWSQGAYADEIKRRFEDGDWCFCVEYNRKPASVVFVSRGPCYLSPVDYTLNIPDKTVGFYDVYTLNAYRGKRLYAAVFQAAVNTCVDEGYTSAWMWIMPDNYVSFRTHKKLGMRHIFCRIEFRQLWGFRKRQINSLDLDTDAILKDCGTKYRTVPGDLCHG encoded by the coding sequence ATGATCTATATTCTAGATATGCGGCTGGTTAGTCATCCTGCAGACCGCGATGTGCGGGTGCGTCGCATTACCGCGCCGGAATCGCTGCTGTCTTTTATCCGTGATCGTGAACGGGAAGACCGGGATTGGTCGCAGGGTGCTTATGCGGACGAAATAAAACGGCGGTTCGAAGACGGGGATTGGTGTTTCTGCGTCGAATATAACCGTAAACCTGCTTCCGTGGTCTTTGTAAGCCGGGGACCATGCTATTTGAGTCCCGTCGACTATACGTTGAACATCCCTGACAAGACAGTTGGCTTTTACGATGTTTACACATTGAACGCGTATCGCGGTAAACGCTTGTACGCCGCTGTTTTTCAGGCAGCCGTGAATACATGCGTCGATGAAGGTTACACGTCGGCTTGGATGTGGATCATGCCTGATAATTATGTTTCCTTCAGGACCCATAAAAAACTCGGCATGAGGCACATATTCTGCAGAATAGAGTTCCGCCAGTTATGGGGGTTCCGGAAGCGCCAGATCAATAGTCTGGATCTGGATACAGACGCAATTCTCAAGGATTGCGGAACCAAGTATCGAACTGTTCCGGGTGATCTATGCCATGGTTGA
- a CDS encoding asparagine synthase-related protein encodes MIIDILGIFDPMRRPVSLSPIRSWLLASRKLIGDDSGCEEHEFVFADLQLAFTSRSDPREYCADDDDLMALAIGEVYLNAAGRGKSNAGRVKLKPADLLSLYRATGKNFSDHIKGDFQLIILNKPRREFIILNSRFGISPCYFSWQDKKLLFSNNLAMIAKFTGNDQDIDTLALAEYAIFGYPLGDLTFFKKIKRLPPAARLQVSEDSFTSGIYWNCASMLHQPLYSHAEAGEIGGKLFKDTVNACAAEPGKICLSLTGGFDSRTILAVLDKDPQDLLCYSFGIDQSLNVKIPRQMCAENGLQFLPVYLEHDYERAFGDCAGQAVFFSDCLSSIERANYPYAFRKLRPFSGVVISGIFGSELLRTFQNVALGYMVNDNYVLINFARDKKEAINAVIDRARAGSYFHADNFKNRDELVEHIHQTCLADYPTQDDQERFYLFMLKEGMRKYFGAEVHMERIYAENRFPFLDDEFVEFIFKSPFAGVYTDPLKPSIRQRFESQHFYARLIKRYRPQLLKFTTDHGYPPRYLLSRAALFKMMPGLALKKARRIFTNYREFKIEEWSADFYRGHISPSDLVLPMFSNRLKADYTDNKWSGDRMKFAQAVSLSLYLKILNSL; translated from the coding sequence ATGATCATTGATATCCTGGGTATTTTTGATCCCATGAGGCGGCCGGTATCTCTTTCGCCCATTCGATCATGGCTGTTGGCGAGCCGCAAGCTGATCGGCGACGACAGCGGTTGCGAGGAACACGAGTTCGTCTTCGCGGATCTGCAGCTTGCATTCACGTCACGCAGCGATCCGCGGGAATATTGCGCGGATGATGATGATCTCATGGCCCTGGCTATCGGTGAAGTGTATCTGAATGCTGCCGGACGCGGAAAGTCAAATGCCGGGCGTGTAAAATTGAAACCGGCCGATTTGCTGAGTTTGTACCGTGCGACCGGCAAGAACTTCAGCGATCATATAAAGGGCGATTTCCAGTTGATCATCCTGAACAAGCCGCGAAGGGAATTCATCATTTTGAACAGCCGGTTCGGGATCTCGCCGTGCTATTTTTCATGGCAGGATAAAAAGCTTTTATTTTCAAACAACCTGGCGATGATCGCGAAATTTACCGGTAATGACCAGGATATCGATACCCTGGCTCTAGCCGAGTATGCGATCTTCGGCTATCCGTTAGGCGACCTGACTTTTTTCAAAAAGATCAAGCGCTTGCCCCCGGCCGCGCGGCTACAAGTCTCGGAGGATTCATTCACAAGCGGGATCTACTGGAACTGCGCCAGCATGCTGCACCAGCCGTTGTATTCGCATGCCGAAGCGGGCGAGATCGGCGGCAAATTGTTCAAGGATACGGTCAACGCCTGCGCGGCAGAACCGGGGAAAATATGCCTGTCGCTGACCGGCGGCTTTGACAGCCGGACGATCCTCGCGGTACTGGACAAGGACCCGCAGGATCTGCTGTGTTATTCGTTTGGCATTGATCAAAGCCTTAATGTAAAAATACCGCGTCAAATGTGCGCTGAAAATGGCCTGCAATTTCTGCCGGTGTACCTGGAGCATGATTATGAACGCGCCTTTGGCGATTGCGCCGGCCAGGCGGTATTTTTCTCGGATTGTCTGTCGTCCATTGAGCGGGCCAACTATCCTTATGCCTTCAGGAAATTGCGTCCTTTTTCAGGTGTCGTTATATCCGGGATATTTGGAAGCGAGTTGCTGCGGACGTTCCAGAACGTGGCGCTCGGTTATATGGTCAACGATAATTACGTCTTGATCAATTTTGCGCGCGACAAAAAGGAAGCGATCAACGCGGTGATCGACCGCGCCCGTGCCGGTTCATATTTCCATGCTGATAATTTCAAAAACCGCGACGAGCTCGTCGAGCATATACACCAGACATGCCTTGCTGATTATCCGACGCAAGACGATCAGGAACGCTTCTACCTGTTCATGCTTAAAGAAGGCATGAGGAAGTACTTCGGGGCGGAGGTGCATATGGAACGGATATATGCCGAGAACCGGTTTCCTTTTCTGGATGATGAATTCGTGGAGTTCATTTTTAAGTCACCCTTTGCCGGCGTATATACCGACCCGCTCAAGCCTTCGATCAGGCAAAGGTTCGAGTCACAGCATTTCTATGCCCGGCTCATCAAGCGATACAGACCGCAGTTGCTGAAATTCACGACCGACCACGGATACCCGCCGCGGTATTTGCTTTCCCGGGCGGCTTTGTTCAAAATGATGCCGGGTCTGGCCCTGAAAAAGGCAAGACGGATATTTACCAACTACCGGGAATTCAAGATCGAAGAGTGGAGCGCTGACTTTTATCGCGGTCATATATCGCCCTCAGACCTGGTGCTACCTATGTTTTCGAACCGGTTGAAAGCCGATTATACCGATAATAAGTGGTCAGGCGACCGGATGAAATTCGCTCAGGCGGTTTCTCTGTCATTGTATCTGAAGATCCTCAATAGCTTATGA
- a CDS encoding class I SAM-dependent methyltransferase gives MPWLRSGVNKFIPSVITQPIPQVKKTLMSLAKGAAIIDVGAGGRKIADRVICIDAVSLPNTDIVADIGSLPLRNDSQDCVFCTGVLEHIENPGPALKEFRRIMKPNGIVHIEVPFLQPYHKDPQDYWRWTLEGLRLFARQHGFREIRSGALIGPASAMNAMIIAYFQSWFRNRYIRKLIDILLSFMLFPFKFFDLFLLDQNPDILSAVYYVGKK, from the coding sequence ATGCCATGGTTGAGATCCGGCGTCAACAAGTTCATTCCATCTGTCATAACCCAGCCGATTCCACAGGTAAAAAAGACACTCATGTCACTGGCTAAAGGAGCCGCGATCATCGATGTCGGCGCCGGCGGTCGTAAGATTGCCGATCGCGTGATCTGCATTGATGCGGTAAGTCTGCCTAATACCGATATCGTTGCCGATATCGGTTCGTTACCGTTAAGGAATGACAGTCAGGATTGTGTTTTTTGTACGGGTGTTCTTGAGCATATTGAGAATCCGGGCCCGGCATTAAAGGAATTTCGCCGGATCATGAAGCCCAATGGGATCGTGCATATTGAAGTCCCGTTCCTGCAGCCTTACCATAAGGACCCCCAGGACTACTGGCGATGGACCCTGGAAGGCTTAAGGCTGTTTGCCCGCCAACACGGGTTCAGGGAGATCAGGTCCGGAGCGCTCATCGGACCGGCTTCGGCGATGAATGCGATGATCATCGCTTATTTCCAGAGCTGGTTTCGCAATCGTTATATCCGCAAGCTCATCGATATCCTGCTTTCTTTCATGCTGTTTCCATTTAAATTTTTCGATCTTTTTCTGCTGGATCAAAACCCGGATATTCTATCGGCGGTCTATTATGTCGGGAAAAAATAA
- a CDS encoding glycosyltransferase family 4 protein: MKSVHRIAVLTNYPSDFTGFSGGVETVTSYLLEGLDGHYPEIEFHIVSLSRTIKSDQHLVKNGFRFHFLAVSANPLLKPHTPYNIARCVLLLKKIKPDLVHCQDNVALALAAVIGGYPRIFTVHGIRRTEAKLWIGNTYWSHQLDRVIEWFVHRNYRYFIGASPYVANLLSRRKRVFILPNPISEQFFAGDPAAVHAANEILFIGAIIHLKQVHVLIDAYAKLKREFHDIRLNVCGRKDDMEYYQNLMNAIHASVHAHVSFFHDLPSSGIKDLLATAAVFILPSIQENSPMTIAEAMAAGVPVVASRVGGIPYMIEHGRTGLLFSAGDADELAACIKTLLVDKELADRIRRNARQHAMDNYRCRDIARRHIAIYREIMDRAP; the protein is encoded by the coding sequence ATGAAATCTGTTCATAGGATCGCCGTCCTCACGAACTACCCTTCTGATTTTACCGGTTTCAGCGGCGGAGTGGAAACCGTGACCTCCTATCTCCTGGAGGGACTGGATGGCCACTATCCTGAAATCGAATTCCATATTGTCAGTCTATCAAGAACGATCAAGAGCGATCAGCATCTTGTCAAGAACGGTTTTCGATTTCACTTTCTTGCGGTGTCGGCCAATCCATTGTTGAAACCTCATACGCCGTACAACATCGCCCGGTGCGTACTATTGCTCAAAAAAATAAAGCCGGACCTTGTTCACTGCCAAGACAATGTCGCGCTGGCGCTTGCCGCTGTGATCGGCGGATATCCGAGAATATTCACCGTGCACGGGATCCGCAGGACCGAAGCCAAGCTCTGGATTGGGAACACGTACTGGAGCCACCAGCTGGACAGGGTCATTGAGTGGTTCGTGCACAGAAATTACCGCTATTTTATCGGCGCTTCGCCTTATGTGGCAAACTTGCTTAGCCGTCGGAAGCGGGTTTTCATTTTGCCTAACCCCATTTCCGAACAATTTTTTGCCGGCGATCCGGCAGCCGTTCATGCTGCGAACGAGATCCTGTTCATCGGTGCGATCATCCACCTGAAACAAGTGCATGTTTTGATTGATGCTTATGCCAAATTGAAACGGGAATTTCATGATATCCGGTTGAATGTCTGCGGCCGCAAAGATGACATGGAATATTATCAGAATCTAATGAACGCGATCCACGCGAGCGTTCATGCCCACGTCAGTTTTTTCCATGATCTGCCGTCATCCGGGATCAAAGATCTCCTGGCAACGGCGGCAGTTTTTATATTGCCATCGATCCAGGAAAACAGCCCGATGACGATCGCCGAGGCAATGGCAGCCGGCGTACCCGTGGTCGCCTCTCGTGTGGGTGGCATTCCATACATGATCGAGCACGGCCGGACCGGTCTGCTGTTCAGCGCCGGCGATGCCGATGAACTGGCGGCATGCATAAAGACACTGCTCGTGGATAAGGAACTGGCTGATCGAATACGCAGGAATGCGCGGCAGCACGCAATGGACAACTACCGGTGCCGCGATATCGCCCGCCGGCACATTGCCATTTACCGCGAGATTATGGACCGTGCCCCATGA
- a CDS encoding D-2-hydroxyacid dehydrogenase: MKFKNALKRIVAPVLMRSHDWIEWLNDRLHILIECVPEYSEKEWYLTLGSIYPAWQERCDVRFFKNFAVRDKYLPGADVLIGTWFSGELLARSPKLKLVQLITTGTEFLDELNAGKKIMITTAAGLSARGVAEHILLLMLALDRRLDLAVRQQDRRQWKQDRILPGIRGLGGRTAGVIGMGNIGRAVASVLSSMQMTVVYYDTRLDVKCNVAERCGSLEELLTRSDFVILCVPLNDATSRMINEKELKRMKKSAYLINIGRGQVMDEKALVNVLRQGVIAGAGIDVTAAEPLHFFSPLWNCPNLIITPHVAGNIFSFRKAIMTRFVSNIREFMSGRVLEGEWNGR, translated from the coding sequence ATGAAGTTTAAGAACGCCTTAAAGAGGATAGTCGCGCCGGTATTGATGAGATCTCATGATTGGATCGAATGGCTGAATGATCGGCTTCACATCCTGATCGAATGCGTTCCTGAGTATTCGGAAAAAGAATGGTACCTTACGCTGGGTAGTATCTACCCGGCGTGGCAGGAACGCTGCGATGTGAGATTTTTCAAGAACTTCGCGGTTCGCGACAAGTATCTGCCAGGAGCTGATGTTCTGATCGGCACCTGGTTCTCCGGCGAATTATTGGCACGTTCGCCGAAGTTGAAACTGGTTCAGTTGATTACCACCGGTACCGAGTTTTTGGATGAACTCAACGCCGGCAAAAAGATCATGATCACTACCGCCGCGGGTCTGTCTGCGCGGGGTGTGGCTGAGCACATATTACTGCTGATGCTTGCCCTGGACCGCAGGTTAGACCTGGCGGTCAGGCAGCAGGATCGAAGGCAATGGAAGCAGGACCGCATCCTGCCCGGTATCCGCGGTCTTGGCGGGCGGACGGCAGGTGTCATCGGAATGGGCAACATCGGCCGCGCCGTTGCTTCTGTGTTATCCAGCATGCAGATGACCGTGGTCTATTATGACACGCGGCTTGATGTGAAATGCAATGTCGCTGAGCGGTGCGGCAGCTTGGAAGAACTGCTGACCCGGTCCGACTTTGTCATCCTATGCGTACCTTTGAACGACGCAACCAGCCGGATGATAAACGAGAAAGAGCTCAAGCGGATGAAAAAAAGCGCTTACCTGATAAATATCGGCCGGGGACAGGTCATGGATGAAAAAGCTCTGGTTAATGTCCTGCGTCAAGGAGTGATCGCCGGCGCCGGGATCGACGTCACTGCCGCCGAACCCCTCCATTTTTTCAGCCCCTTGTGGAACTGTCCGAACCTTATCATCACGCCGCACGTCGCCGGCAATATTTTTTCCTTTCGCAAGGCGATAATGACCCGGTTCGTTTCGAACATTAGAGAGTTTATGTCCGGCAGGGTCCTCGAGGGCGAGTGGAATGGTCGCTGA
- a CDS encoding glycosyltransferase family 4 protein — protein sequence MKILAWTRGHFDVTFELINHLASGNDITLVIQTEKWVCGKTESVLELNILQQPGVFSRTDAQFKLIAGERIRSLLDAKVQVYIINYPSIRIKNPQNLQLIPKIIRMINSLDPDVIHVHGVNLHFLFLLPFLGKYKKIFTVHDYIPHSGEEAWQCTFFNRLIAKLRYPLITGCAYQSRQFARYYHIPLNRLAAIPFGALNTYAKWVARDVGEEESTVLFFGRISPYKGLEYLIKAEPLISEKVKNLKVIIAGDGDFLIYENMIRNRSRYEIYNHYITNDLAAKFFQRASCVVLPYIDATQSGVIMTAYAFGKPVVVTDVGGLPEVVEHGETGFIVPPRNEFSLAQAITTVLKDYDLRKKMRNNIRSRVEKEFSWRQIAGQVVDVYQKAWLNQRSRHDIKTG from the coding sequence ATGAAAATACTCGCCTGGACCAGGGGCCATTTTGATGTGACATTTGAACTGATAAATCATCTTGCGTCAGGCAATGACATCACCCTGGTAATCCAGACCGAGAAATGGGTGTGCGGCAAGACCGAAAGCGTGCTGGAGCTGAATATTCTGCAACAACCGGGCGTTTTTTCCAGAACTGACGCGCAGTTTAAACTGATCGCTGGGGAAAGAATCCGATCGCTGCTCGACGCAAAGGTCCAGGTATATATAATCAATTACCCGTCGATCCGGATAAAAAATCCGCAAAATCTTCAGTTAATCCCTAAGATAATCCGTATGATTAACAGTCTAGATCCCGATGTCATTCATGTTCATGGCGTTAATCTGCATTTCTTATTCCTCCTGCCGTTTTTGGGAAAATACAAAAAAATATTTACCGTTCATGATTATATTCCCCATAGCGGGGAAGAAGCCTGGCAATGCACTTTTTTTAATCGCCTTATTGCCAAATTGAGGTATCCGCTAATCACCGGTTGCGCCTATCAAAGCCGGCAATTCGCCCGCTATTATCATATTCCTTTAAACCGATTGGCTGCGATTCCCTTCGGTGCGTTGAATACCTACGCGAAATGGGTTGCCCGTGACGTCGGTGAGGAGGAATCCACGGTTCTTTTTTTCGGTCGCATTTCCCCTTATAAAGGTCTGGAGTACCTTATAAAAGCGGAGCCACTTATTTCTGAGAAAGTGAAAAACCTTAAGGTGATTATCGCGGGAGACGGTGATTTTTTGATTTATGAAAATATGATACGTAACCGCAGCCGTTATGAGATCTATAATCATTATATCACCAATGATCTCGCAGCTAAGTTCTTTCAAAGGGCAAGCTGCGTGGTGCTTCCTTATATCGATGCCACGCAGAGCGGAGTAATAATGACAGCTTATGCCTTTGGTAAGCCGGTCGTTGTCACTGACGTGGGTGGATTGCCCGAGGTTGTTGAACACGGTGAGACCGGCTTTATTGTTCCACCCCGGAACGAGTTTTCACTGGCGCAGGCGATAACCACTGTATTAAAGGATTATGATCTCCGGAAAAAAATGAGGAACAATATAAGATCAAGGGTAGAAAAGGAGTTTTCATGGCGGCAGATCGCCGGGCAGGTTGTTGATGTCTATCAAAAGGCATGGCTCAATCAGAGATCACGCCATGATATCAAAACGGGATAG
- a CDS encoding glycosyltransferase, which produces MRNSNPVVAHLMRQYLGPTETFIHYQMAFLGAYRPFVICHRLRNGVEPPADYNVFSAVAHTAGFPKTWARFAYQLLRYLPAVEIGLMEDVINDVKAKLLHFHYAVDARYFLGLKKRIRLPSLVSLYGYDVSLFPRLYFGLGLDYLKPIFVSIDRFIAMSNDMKKDLVALGCPEDKIIVHYYGVECDRFANPKREYRQKDILNILMCGTLEIKKAQHLVLAALHEIEERKAAKVRFQITFVGDGPMRSNLVNMVERYGWQKRVRFCGHIPYDSDVLIEEFRNADIFALPSITVKGDKEGIPGTIVEAMAAGLPVISSYHAGIPEIIENGVHGILVQEKDHQGLIDALTALLENRYLREKMGKAAAGKAIGELDARKRILDLERIYEQLLG; this is translated from the coding sequence ATGAGGAACAGCAATCCGGTCGTCGCTCATCTCATGCGTCAATATCTCGGGCCTACGGAAACTTTCATCCATTACCAGATGGCGTTTTTAGGAGCGTATCGCCCTTTTGTAATATGCCATAGACTGCGAAACGGTGTCGAGCCGCCGGCTGATTATAATGTGTTCAGCGCCGTCGCTCACACGGCGGGATTTCCAAAAACGTGGGCAAGATTTGCCTACCAGCTGCTGAGGTATCTTCCTGCCGTCGAGATCGGTCTGATGGAAGACGTCATCAATGATGTCAAAGCTAAACTGCTGCATTTCCACTATGCGGTCGATGCCCGGTATTTTCTCGGCCTTAAGAAAAGGATAAGACTTCCATCGCTGGTTTCACTCTACGGTTATGACGTTTCCCTGTTTCCCCGTCTCTATTTTGGATTGGGATTGGATTATCTCAAGCCGATCTTCGTATCGATCGACCGCTTTATCGCGATGTCCAATGATATGAAGAAAGACCTGGTCGCCCTGGGCTGTCCTGAAGACAAGATCATCGTCCATTATTACGGCGTGGAATGCGATCGTTTCGCAAATCCAAAACGGGAATACCGGCAAAAAGATATTTTGAATATTCTTATGTGCGGAACGCTGGAAATAAAAAAGGCGCAGCACCTGGTCCTCGCTGCGCTGCATGAGATCGAAGAACGAAAAGCAGCAAAAGTGCGTTTTCAGATCACCTTTGTCGGCGACGGCCCGATGAGGTCGAACCTGGTGAATATGGTCGAGCGATACGGCTGGCAGAAAAGGGTGAGGTTTTGCGGTCATATTCCTTATGACAGCGATGTGCTGATCGAAGAATTCAGAAATGCCGATATTTTCGCCCTGCCCAGCATAACCGTTAAAGGCGACAAAGAAGGAATACCGGGCACTATCGTAGAAGCCATGGCCGCAGGTCTGCCCGTGATTTCCTCCTATCATGCCGGCATTCCGGAAATAATCGAAAACGGCGTTCATGGGATCTTGGTTCAAGAAAAAGATCACCAAGGACTTATCGATGCGCTGACCGCACTGCTCGAAAACCGGTATCTGCGCGAAAAGATGGGCAAAGCCGCAGCTGGAAAGGCGATCGGCGAGCTCGATGCGAGGAAAAGAATTTTAGATCTTGAACGCATATATGAACAACTACTTGGTTAA